One Papaver somniferum cultivar HN1 chromosome 10, ASM357369v1, whole genome shotgun sequence genomic window carries:
- the LOC113316776 gene encoding uncharacterized protein LOC113316776, whose translation MFYEILADARFVRRIFQLSGDAIRIAYDYSRRAAGLGTSYTYEVRKESHRDKVIDSSEYTLDNFFNNYYVAIMKSNLTKWAVRLRRKDGITEDNKIILTGMTNLTVLLADLMTQDGLTAFHAAKRTKTSHNASASQYNKVKSLGDKTSIKVKNIPKRPTSKSSSKRSSSMDELSRKSKRYDSSSSSESTEDDILASDDSSVPSSLKELSNLFAGDLLTAVDNEELNRAFGMVSKICDAPTLDDSSLRGAASAINPNLQFTISSLGARLSYVISLDYQRRLTKLEKENSKLKAENSTNSDLIRRARERNYELVDLYNLSDEAANFPDDETLLEHLNSSLNNYPNKGFENLSLEELRLKYDALRKSHRSLLTTFNNFKHRLHETQEKIQVLETKNNKLIDEKIEIDLKGAKALEKFHESIVEVQKERDLALIEKNILVEERNLIRSQLLIESETEFSWDARVLNEARENLAINVSLQADHFALVKDIVSNYEDSVGEDEESEEENNGSEAERDEENEN comes from the exons atgttctatgaaattcttgctgatgCTCGATTCGTACGGAGAATATTCCAACTAAGTGGTGATGCGATCAGAATAGCATATGATTATTCTCGTCGTGCAGCTGGTCTAGGGACTTCTTATACTTATGAGGTGCGAAAGGAATCGCATCGTGATAAGGTTATCGATTCTTCCGAATACACTCTTGATAACTTCTTCAACAATTACTATGTTGCAATCATGAAGAGTAATTTGACTAAATGGGCCGTtcgcttaagaagaaaagatggtatTACTGAAGATAATAAGATCATATTGACTGGAATGACAAATCTAACAGTTCTGCTCGCAGATCTAATGACTCAAGATGGCTTAACTGCCTTCCAT GCTGCTAAGAGGACCAAAACTTCGCACAATGCATCAGCTTCGCAGtataataaa gtgaaATCTTTGGGTGATAAGACTTCAATTAAAGTAAAAAATATTCCAAAAAGGCCTACGTCTAAATCTTCATCAAAAAGGTCATCTTCAATGGATGAACTTTCTAGGAAGAGTAAAAGATatgattcttcttcaagttcagAGTCTACTGAGGATGATATCCTTGCTTCTGATGATTCATCAGTTCCTTCTTCCTTGAAAGAGTTGTCCAATCTTTTCGCTGGAGATCTTCTGACTGCTGTTGATAACGAAGAACTAAACCGTGCTTTTGGAATGGTTTCTAAAATATGCGATGCTCCTACTTTAGATGATTCATCTCTTCGTGGAGCTGCCTCTGCGATAAATCCGAACCTCCAATTCACAATCAGCTCTTTG GGAGCCCGTTTATCTTATGTAATCTCCTTAGACTATCAAAGGAGACTtactaaacttgagaaagaaaATTCCAAGCTTAAAGCCGAGAATTCAACCAATTCTGATTTAATTCGCAGAGCCCGAGAAAGAAATTATGAACTCGTTG ACCTGTATAACCTTTCGGATGAGGCTGCCAATTTTCCTGATGATGAAACCCTTTTAGAAcaccttaattcttctttaaataaTTATCCCAACAAAGGATTTGAAAATCTGAGCTTGGAGGAACTAAGATTGAAATATGATGCTCTTAGAAAAAGCCATAGATCTTTATTGACTACGTTTAATAACTTTAAACATCGTCTTCATGAGACCCAAGAAAAAATTCAAGTTTTGGAAACAAAGAATAATAAGCTTATTGATGAGAAAATTGAGATTGATCTTAAGGGTGCGAAAGCACTAGAAAAATTCCATGAGTCCATTGTTGAGGTTCAAAAAGAACGTGATTTAGCTTTGATAGAAAAGAATATACTTGTCgaagaaagaaatttaattcgctctcaacttctcatagaaagcgaaACTGAATTTAGTTGGGATGCTAGGGTTCTAAATGAGGCTAGAGAGAATCTAGCTATTAATGTGAGTCTTCAAGCTGATCATTTCGCATTGGTTAAAGACAttgtttccaattatgaag ACAGtgtgggagaagatgaagaatctgaagaagaaaataatggTTCTGAGGCTGAgcgagatgaagaaaatgaaaattaa